CGGTCTGGTAGAGCGGGGTGGCGAAGTTAATGCCGAAGAAGACCAGCGAAAGGGCGACGACGATTCCGGGCAGGGCAAAGCCTGTCCACGTCATGCCCTCTACTATCCTCGCAAGCCGCCCCGGAAAGCGCACCGCCAGGACCACGATAGGCGCTGAGGCTATCACCGCGCCCAGGGCGGCGAACCCGGACACGTAGACGCCGTTCAGGATGCTGCGCGTGGGGAAGGTGATCTCCACGTTGTGCGCCAGGCCTTCTCTGAGCCAGTAGAGCAGGACGGCAACAGGGAGTCCAAGCGCAGAAAGCACAACCAGGGCGCAGAACGCCGCGGCGGGCCAGCGCAGCCGGCGCAGTTTGACCGTAAGCGGCGGGCGCTGGGCGCCAAGGCCCACGGCATGGTAGCTCGCCCTGCCTCGCGCCTGCTGCTCCGCGACTACCAGACCGAGCGTGAAAAGGCCCAGGACGATTGAAAGCGCCGTTGCGACCGTCCGGTCGAACGACGATTCAATCTGGACGAAGATCACGCGGGTGAAGGAGTCGAAGCTCATCAGTGCCACTGCGCCGAAGTCGCCCATTGTGTAGAGGGCGATCAGCAGGCCGCCGGCGGCGATGGCCGGGCGAAGATGCGGTAGTGTGGCACTCCGAAAGGTGGACCACGCGTTGCGCCCAAGGCTCCGGCTGGCCTCTTCCATCGCCGGATCCATCCCCCATAGCGCCGCGCGTATGCTGAGCAGCAGGTAGGGGTAGGTGGAAAGGGTCAGGGCCAGCCAGGCGCCCGGGAAGCCGTGGATGTCCGGTAGCCTGTCCACCCCGAACGGCCCTTCCAGCCACTGCTGGAGAATTCCTCTCGGCCCGAGGGCGGAGACAAGGGCAAGCGCATTCACGTAACTCGGGACGACGAGGGGGAGAGTTGTTGCCACCGCCAGTACTCTCCGCCCGGGCATGTCTGTGCGAACGGTCAGCCATGCCACGGGCAGGGCAATCGCGAGAGCGGATGAGGTGACGGCCAGGGCAAGCAGAAGGGTCCGGCCCATGATGAGGGCTGTGTCCCACTGGAAGATAATGTCCCAGGCGACGGCCCCGGCGGCGGCAGTTCGAATGACCAGGTACGTTAGCGGCAACGCCATCGCCGTCGCAACCACGGCGGCGGCAATAACGATCAAGAGCGGTGGGCCGCCGGTCCTTATTGCATATGGAATGCTGATATTCATAGGCGCGTATGAGAGTATATATTTATCCCACGATTTTGTATATACTTATCAAACCAGATAGCATGCCTATTCGCCGAACGATGAGCCCGTTGCACATGCACACGAACCACATAGGCCCCACCTCGCGCCTCAATGTCGCTGATTTGGCCCGCCGCACGGGAAAGGCGCGTCTCTTCCTCGCCCTGGCTCTCACTCTACTTTTTTCGGCGGTCCTCGCGCGCAGCGTGGACCGGTCCGGGCTTGCGGAAGCCGTGGGCGGCCTGCTCTCTCGTCCATGGCTGCTGGCTGCGTTTGTAGGCGCATTCGGCGCTGCGTTCGTTTTCCGGGCTATCGCGTGGCGCGTCTTGCTCAAAACGCCTGCACCGTTGCCCAGCCTCACGCGTATCCTCCACGGTGTGCTCTTCGCAAACCACGTCCTGCCGATTTCAGCGGGAGATGTTGTCCGGCCATACCTCGCAGCCCGGCGCGGGATACCGATGGCCGAGGGCGCGGCAACGACGATTGTCGCGCGGATGGTCGATTTCACCGTGCTGCTGGTGCTGTCGTCGCTCCTCATGCTGTGGGCTGCCACCGGCGCTGCTACGGCGATGAAGGCGCTGCTGTTACCGGCCGCATGCCTGTTGCTCGGTGCGGCAGCGCTTCTGCTGCCTCAGGCGCA
Above is a genomic segment from SAR202 cluster bacterium containing:
- a CDS encoding iron ABC transporter permease — its product is MPYAIRTGGPPLLIVIAAAVVATAMALPLTYLVIRTAAAGAVAWDIIFQWDTALIMGRTLLLALAVTSSALAIALPVAWLTVRTDMPGRRVLAVATTLPLVVPSYVNALALVSALGPRGILQQWLEGPFGVDRLPDIHGFPGAWLALTLSTYPYLLLSIRAALWGMDPAMEEASRSLGRNAWSTFRSATLPHLRPAIAAGGLLIALYTMGDFGAVALMSFDSFTRVIFVQIESSFDRTVATALSIVLGLFTLGLVVAEQQARGRASYHAVGLGAQRPPLTVKLRRLRWPAAAFCALVVLSALGLPVAVLLYWLREGLAHNVEITFPTRSILNGVYVSGFAALGAVIASAPIVVLAVRFPGRLARIVEGMTWTGFALPGIVVALSLVFFGINFATPLYQTAPMLMFAYCVLFLPVAVGAIRTSLLQLSPQIEESARSLGSAPLGVLVRVTAPLVWPGLMVGAALVFMTTMKELPATLLLAPAGFRTLATDLWAASAAASYSRAAVPALLLILVSTVPVAILLNKENRGR